One Panicum virgatum strain AP13 chromosome 9K, P.virgatum_v5, whole genome shotgun sequence genomic region harbors:
- the LOC120651698 gene encoding metalloendoproteinase 1-MMP-like: protein MLPCRACLVSVLLLLLLLLRRPLPVSCLHVAADAPLTATGHRQDGPAWRSFQQLLDARRGSRVAGLAELKRYLARFGYMPGAEHEPTDAFDAHMEAAVRRYQSTLSLPVTGQLDSATLDRIMAPRCGVGDNGHGATPVSLTAAPGAVSRFTFFRGEPRWTQPDPLVLTYAISPTATVDYLPAETVRAVFRRAFARWARVIPVGFVETDDYYAANIRVGFYVGSHGDGIPFDGPLGVLGHAFSPRNGRLHLDAAERWAVDMDTETAHSAIDLESVATHEIGHILGLGHSSSPKAVMYPSLSPRQKKAALTVDDIEGVQWLYGPNPGFSLSSLYEQDSSMATARSSWLAGSASIVFAVLVILVTQL from the coding sequence ATGCTGCCATGTCGCGCGTGCCTCGTATCGgttctgctcctgctgctgctgcttctgcgtCGCCCCCTCCCCGTCTCCTGCCTCCACGTGGCCGCCGACGCGCCCCTGACGGCGACGGGCCACCGGCAGGACGGCCCGGCGTGGCGCTCGTTCCAGCAGCTGCTCGACGCGCGCCGGGGCAGCCGCGTCGCGGGCCTCGCCGAGCTCAAGCGCTACCTGGCGAGGTTCGGGTACATGCCCGGGGCAGAGCACGAGCCGACGGACGCGTTTGACGCGCACATGGAGGCCGCCGTCCGGCGGTACCAGTCCACGCTCAGCCTGCCCGTCACGGGGCAGCTCGACTCCGCCACGCTCGACCGGATCATGGCCCCGCGCTGCGGCGTCGGCGACAACGGCCACGGCGCCACGCCCGTGTCCCTGACGGCCGCCCCCGGCGCGGTCAGCCGGTTCACCTTCTTCAGGGGCGAGCCGCGGTGGACGCAGCCGGACCCGCTCGTGCTCACGTACGCCATCTCGCCAACGGCCACCGTCGACTACCTGCCGGCCGAGACCGTGCGCGCCGTGTTCCGGCGCGCATTCGCGCGGTGGGCGCGGGTCATCCCCGTGGGCTTCGTCGAGACCGACGACTACTACGCGGCCAACATCAGGGTGGGCTTCTACGTGGGCAGCCACGGTGACGGGATCCCCTTCGACGGGCCGCTGGGCGTGCTCGGCCACGCCTTCTCCCCCAGGAACGGGCGGCTCCACCTCGACGCGGCAGAGCGGTGGGCGGTTGACATGGACACGGAGACGGCGCACTCGGCTATCGACTTGGAGTCCGTGGCCACGCACGAGATCGGGCACATCCTCGGCCTGGGGCACTCGTCGTCGCCCAAGGCGGTCATGTACCCGAGCCTCAGCCCGCGGCAGAAGAAGGCAGCGCTCACCGTCGATGACATCGAAGGTGTCCAGTGGCTGTACGGACCCAACCCGGGGTTCAGTCTCAGCTCACTCTACGAGCAGGACTCCTccatggcgacggcgaggagcagCTGGCTTGCAGGCTCAGCTAGTATAGTTTTTGCAGTCCTGGTCATACTAGTGACGCAATTGTAG